In Bacteroidales bacterium, the following are encoded in one genomic region:
- a CDS encoding methyltransferase produces the protein MSIDYFQFKQFIVHHLYSTMKVGTDAVLLGTLSDLPIDGRILDVGTGTGVISLILAQRCKAQITAIDIHQASVWEARANFKESPWSDRLKALMIPYQLYAAQGNPIQYDLIISNPPFFENDLKSADKKRNMARHNDNLSFRDFLLASRNFISKKGKLCLILPLTEGKLFIEEAKNFGFYLQKQIEIKPKPEKEANRLILSFGNQVMDKVQEKSITIRNSDNSYTETYKILTEDFYVSLK, from the coding sequence ATGTCGATAGATTATTTTCAATTTAAACAATTTATTGTCCACCATCTTTACAGCACGATGAAAGTGGGAACCGATGCTGTTTTATTAGGGACTCTTTCTGACTTGCCAATAGATGGGAGAATTTTAGATGTAGGAACCGGAACAGGAGTAATTTCACTTATTCTTGCTCAAAGGTGCAAAGCTCAAATTACCGCTATCGACATCCATCAAGCCTCCGTTTGGGAAGCACGCGCCAATTTTAAAGAAAGTCCTTGGAGCGATCGCTTAAAAGCACTGATGATTCCTTATCAGCTCTATGCTGCTCAAGGAAATCCTATACAATACGATCTTATCATTAGCAACCCTCCATTTTTTGAAAACGATTTAAAATCTGCGGATAAAAAGCGAAACATGGCGCGCCATAACGACAATTTAAGTTTCCGTGATTTTCTTTTAGCAAGTCGGAATTTTATTAGCAAGAAGGGGAAATTATGCCTAATTCTACCCCTAACCGAAGGCAAACTATTTATTGAAGAAGCCAAGAACTTTGGGTTCTACCTTCAGAAGCAAATCGAGATAAAACCAAAGCCGGAGAAAGAAGCGAACCGTTTGATTTTAAGCTTTGGCAATCAGGTTATGGATAAAGTCCAAGAAAAGTCTATTACCATCCGCAATAGCGATAATAGCTATACTGAGACCTATAAAATCTTAACGGAAGATTTTTATGTTTCGTTGAAGTGA
- the rimM gene encoding 16S rRNA processing protein RimM, with protein sequence MEKEACYYLGKITRTNGNKGGVSIFLDVDNPQEYSSLDAVFVEIKKQLIPFFIKEILIHTSKNTAIVYFEDIEDVEAASSLTNKNLYLPLASLPILKGNKFYFHEVIDFLLIDEIFGKIGKIKDILEYPNQALFQTFYKEKEVLIPINDQFINKVDRNKKEIHLTLPKGLLEIYIEDK encoded by the coding sequence ATGGAAAAAGAAGCTTGTTATTATTTAGGAAAGATAACGCGAACAAACGGAAATAAAGGTGGTGTATCTATCTTTTTAGATGTTGATAACCCTCAAGAATACAGCAGCTTAGATGCTGTATTTGTAGAAATCAAAAAACAACTTATCCCTTTTTTTATTAAAGAAATATTAATTCATACTTCCAAAAATACGGCCATAGTATATTTTGAAGATATAGAAGATGTGGAAGCGGCCTCCTCACTTACCAATAAAAATTTATACCTTCCCCTTGCAAGCTTACCAATATTAAAAGGAAATAAATTCTATTTTCATGAAGTTATTGATTTTCTTTTGATAGATGAAATATTTGGTAAAATAGGAAAAATTAAAGATATACTGGAATACCCAAATCAGGCTTTATTCCAAACTTTTTATAAGGAAAAAGAAGTTCTTATTCCTATCAACGATCAGTTTATCAACAAAGTTGATAGAAATAAAAAAGAGATACATTTAACTCTTCCCAAAGGGCTTTTAGAAATTTATATTGAAGATAAATAA
- a CDS encoding 30S ribosomal protein S16, with product MPAKIRLQRFGKKGKPFYHIVIADGRAPRDGRSIEKIGTYDPLTNPATIELDFDKALNWIKVGAQPTDTVRSILSYKGVLYKNHLLKGVAKGALTEEQAEVKFNEWLKDKESRINAKKSDLASTARDERKTRLEAEAKVNEARLEVLNKRKADELAAIEAKAAEEAAALAAAAAEKEAEKAAKEEAAAPKAETTEAAEEVKEAPAAEETKEKTAE from the coding sequence ATGCCAGCAAAAATTAGATTACAACGATTTGGTAAAAAAGGAAAACCTTTTTATCATATCGTTATTGCAGATGGTCGTGCACCACGTGATGGTAGAAGTATTGAAAAAATCGGAACCTACGATCCACTTACAAACCCAGCTACTATCGAATTAGATTTCGACAAAGCTTTAAATTGGATTAAAGTAGGAGCTCAACCAACAGATACTGTTAGATCCATTCTCTCGTACAAAGGAGTTTTGTACAAGAATCACCTATTAAAAGGTGTTGCCAAAGGAGCTCTGACAGAAGAGCAAGCCGAAGTTAAATTTAACGAGTGGTTAAAAGACAAAGAATCAAGAATTAATGCTAAAAAATCAGATTTAGCAAGTACAGCACGCGATGAGAGAAAGACTCGTTTAGAGGCTGAAGCCAAAGTGAACGAAGCACGTTTGGAAGTACTTAATAAACGTAAAGCTGACGAATTAGCTGCTATTGAAGCAAAAGCCGCTGAAGAAGCTGCTGCTCTTGCTGCCGCTGCTGCAGAAAAAGAAGCAGAGAAAGCTGCAAAAGAAGAAGCTGCTGCTCCTAAAGCTGAAACTACAGAAGCTGCTGAAGAAGTTAAAGAAGCTCCTGCTGCTGAAGAGACTAAAGAAAAAACTGCTGAATAA
- a CDS encoding TlpA family protein disulfide reductase, whose translation MLKKISIIFLLIIGFSISTLNAQKNSQNPEKELYAKNFIGKKAPDLNIEGWIIEAAETDGKFILVDFWATWCGPCRRAIPELNEWHHKYADKLVIIGLSDENKEKIKSMSSPKIEYANGYDTEGYLKNQLQVRGIPHVILINPEGFIVWQGFPKLPGFELTPKVLEDLIGWN comes from the coding sequence ATGTTAAAAAAAATATCTATTATTTTTCTCCTAATTATTGGATTTTCCATTTCAACATTAAATGCTCAAAAAAATAGTCAAAATCCGGAAAAAGAGCTCTACGCAAAAAATTTTATAGGTAAAAAAGCTCCTGATCTGAACATTGAAGGATGGATAATTGAAGCAGCTGAGACCGATGGAAAATTTATTTTGGTCGATTTTTGGGCTACTTGGTGCGGACCATGTCGAAGAGCTATCCCTGAACTAAACGAATGGCATCATAAATATGCTGATAAACTTGTAATAATTGGACTTAGTGATGAAAATAAAGAGAAAATTAAATCTATGAGTTCACCAAAAATTGAATATGCTAATGGCTACGATACTGAAGGCTATTTAAAAAATCAATTACAAGTCAGGGGAATTCCTCACGTTATACTCATTAATCCTGAGGGGTTTATCGTTTGGCAGGGCTTCCCAAAATTACCCGGTTTTGAACTTACACCCAAAGTTTTAGAAGACTTAATCGGCTGGAATTAG
- a CDS encoding FKBP-type peptidyl-prolyl cis-trans isomerase, whose protein sequence is MKVGKNKVVGMTYILSKDNVEGELVQEVTKDKPFVVLFGVGALLPKFEENLEGLAVGDTFNFALSSEEGYGEKTPEAIVDLDKKIFEVEGKIDEEFLKVGVTIPMQNEHGQPLNGLVLEITDNTVKMDFNHPLAGQGLYFTGEVVEVREASAEEIEHGHVHGAGGHQH, encoded by the coding sequence ATGAAAGTTGGAAAAAATAAAGTCGTTGGTATGACTTATATCCTAAGTAAGGATAATGTTGAAGGTGAGTTGGTTCAGGAAGTAACTAAAGACAAACCTTTTGTTGTTTTGTTTGGTGTTGGAGCTCTTTTACCAAAGTTTGAAGAGAATCTTGAAGGTTTAGCTGTTGGCGATACTTTTAATTTTGCTTTAAGTAGCGAAGAAGGTTATGGTGAGAAAACTCCTGAAGCTATTGTTGATCTTGATAAGAAGATTTTTGAAGTTGAAGGAAAAATTGATGAGGAATTTTTAAAAGTTGGAGTTACTATTCCTATGCAGAACGAACACGGACAGCCATTAAACGGCTTAGTTCTTGAAATTACCGATAATACTGTGAAAATGGATTTTAATCACCCTCTTGCCGGTCAAGGATTATATTTTACGGGTGAAGTTGTAGAGGTTCGCGAAGCCAGTGCCGAGGAAATTGAGCATGGTCATGTTCACGGTGCTGGTGGACATCAGCATTAG
- a CDS encoding DUF86 domain-containing protein, with amino-acid sequence MSKTSHKDFGCLLSINESIDKIFLYIEKFNDADEFFQDSISFDATMMNFIIIGEMADKLSNEFKSSTESQIDWFKIKGFRNIIAHNYFGIDAEEVWQIIHNSLASLKADIEKIIR; translated from the coding sequence ATGTCTAAAACCTCACATAAGGATTTTGGCTGTTTACTAAGCATTAATGAGTCTATCGATAAGATATTTCTTTATATCGAGAAATTTAATGATGCTGACGAATTTTTTCAGGATTCAATTTCTTTTGATGCTACAATGATGAACTTTATCATAATTGGAGAAATGGCCGATAAATTATCTAATGAATTTAAAAGTTCAACAGAATCGCAGATTGATTGGTTCAAGATAAAAGGATTTAGAAATATTATTGCTCATAATTATTTTGGCATTGATGCCGAGGAAGTCTGGCAAATAATACACAATAGTTTAGCAAGCTTAAAAGCGGATATTGAAAAAATAATCCGATAA